Proteins encoded within one genomic window of Methanothrix harundinacea 6Ac:
- a CDS encoding thioredoxin family protein: MTNIVEATDISWEEVVERSVGPTLVMFHSPACPHCRMMMPSFEEYAREFEGKVKFVRINVMENSFTPERYGVMATPTFKLFCGGRPVLEMVGAAGPSLLKKMVEDGLTSGAECARRSTPIDYNVGYV; encoded by the coding sequence ATGACTAACATCGTCGAAGCGACGGACATAAGCTGGGAGGAGGTGGTCGAGAGGTCCGTGGGGCCCACCCTCGTCATGTTCCACTCCCCCGCCTGCCCTCACTGCCGGATGATGATGCCCTCCTTTGAGGAGTACGCGAGGGAGTTTGAGGGCAAAGTGAAGTTCGTCCGGATCAACGTCATGGAGAACTCCTTCACCCCCGAGAGGTACGGCGTCATGGCCACCCCGACCTTCAAGCTCTTCTGCGGCGGAAGGCCGGTGCTGGAGATGGTGGGGGCCGCCGGCCCATCCCTCTTAAAGAAGATGGTGGAGGACGGCCTCACCTCCGGGGCGGAGTGCGCGCGTCGGTCGACCCCCATCGACTACAACGTCGGCTACGTCTGA
- the alaS gene encoding alanine--tRNA ligase: MFPEDAYHLEFFKDEGFTRKTCERCGGSFWTRDPSRTTCGDPPCDPYTFIGSPVFRREIGLDEMREHYLSFFEGKGHTRIKRYPVIARWRDDIYLTIASIADFQPFITSGEVPPPANPLTVSQPCIRLDDLDSVGRSGRHLTTFEMMAHHVFNTPEEEIYWKDRTVALCDELLLGLGADPLAITYKESPWAGGGNAGPSVEVMMGGLELATLVFMDMKLSPRGEHLIKGERYDRMDNYIVDTGYGLERFVWASRGSPTIYDAIFPDVVATITDLAGLQSSVSDEERARILASNARLAGMVDLEDATLRDLRGRVAKEIGISAEKLDEIITPLERIYAVADHTRCLAYMLGDGIIPSNVKAGYLARLVIRRTLRQMKDLSIEVPLSDLVSMQISRLDYTDLDGRLGTIVEILDQEEERYAETLEKGRRLVKRIAEGRGKRGETIPLSEMISLYDSHGIPPEIAREAALEEGVEVELPDNFYSRVASTHIKAEKLEKEESKIDLPETRRLFYERPFERKFQARVLGLVDGAVVLDQTLFYPEGGGQPGDRGLIRKGSGAFRVVDVQAAGRVVLHRIAEEESEAAAAEVRPGDFIEGEVDISRRLALARHHTAAHIIHDSAKKVLGSHIWQAGAQKAEDRARLDISHYKRITREELKEIELLANRMVMENIPISTGWLDRSEAEKRFGFELYQGGVPPGKSIRVVQMGTDVEACAGTHCTNTGMVGPIKVLRTERVQDGVERIEFAAGEAAVLRGQEKDDLLFGAAEALSVPAEQLPRTATRFFEEWKDLKKEAARLKEELARAQVESLTSRAIEAGDLKVVVATLENADVEELIKAASMISGKDYVAILGSEKEGAKIVAAVGKTGLARGLAAGEIVKAATKVVGGGGGGKPEIAQGGGPRAERLSEALEAGLAKVRAASGA, encoded by the coding sequence ATGTTCCCCGAGGACGCTTACCATCTGGAGTTCTTCAAAGACGAGGGCTTCACCCGGAAGACCTGCGAGAGGTGCGGCGGCAGCTTCTGGACGAGGGACCCCTCCAGGACCACCTGCGGAGACCCTCCCTGCGATCCCTACACCTTCATAGGATCGCCGGTCTTCCGCCGGGAGATCGGCCTGGACGAGATGCGGGAGCACTACCTCTCCTTCTTCGAGGGAAAGGGCCACACCCGGATAAAGAGGTATCCGGTGATAGCGCGGTGGAGGGACGACATCTACCTCACCATAGCCTCCATCGCCGACTTTCAGCCCTTCATCACCTCGGGGGAGGTACCCCCGCCCGCAAACCCCCTGACGGTATCCCAGCCCTGCATCAGGCTCGACGACCTCGACTCCGTCGGGAGGAGCGGCCGCCACCTCACCACCTTCGAGATGATGGCCCACCACGTCTTCAACACCCCCGAGGAGGAGATCTACTGGAAGGACAGGACCGTCGCCCTCTGCGACGAGCTCCTCCTGGGCCTGGGGGCCGATCCCCTGGCCATAACCTACAAGGAGTCGCCCTGGGCCGGAGGAGGGAACGCCGGCCCCTCCGTCGAGGTGATGATGGGAGGCCTCGAGCTCGCGACCCTCGTCTTTATGGATATGAAGCTCTCGCCCCGGGGCGAGCACTTGATCAAGGGAGAGCGGTACGACCGGATGGATAACTACATCGTCGACACCGGCTACGGCCTGGAGAGGTTCGTCTGGGCCTCCAGGGGCTCCCCGACGATATACGACGCCATCTTCCCCGACGTGGTGGCCACCATTACGGATCTCGCGGGGCTTCAATCTTCTGTATCCGACGAGGAGCGGGCCCGGATCCTCGCCTCGAACGCCCGCCTCGCCGGGATGGTCGACCTGGAGGATGCGACCCTCCGGGACCTCCGGGGGCGCGTCGCAAAGGAGATAGGGATCTCGGCGGAGAAGCTCGACGAGATCATCACCCCTCTGGAGCGGATCTACGCCGTCGCTGACCACACGAGGTGCCTCGCCTACATGCTCGGGGACGGGATCATCCCCTCCAACGTCAAGGCGGGCTACCTCGCCCGCCTCGTCATCCGGAGGACCCTCCGGCAGATGAAGGACCTCTCCATCGAGGTGCCTCTATCCGACCTGGTATCGATGCAGATCTCGAGGCTCGACTACACCGACCTCGATGGAAGGCTCGGAACCATCGTCGAGATCCTCGACCAGGAGGAGGAGAGGTACGCCGAGACCCTGGAGAAGGGCCGGCGCCTCGTGAAGAGGATCGCCGAGGGGCGCGGGAAGAGGGGGGAGACGATCCCCCTCTCGGAGATGATATCCCTCTACGACTCCCACGGGATACCGCCGGAGATCGCCAGGGAGGCGGCCCTGGAGGAGGGGGTCGAGGTCGAGCTCCCCGACAACTTCTACTCCCGGGTCGCGAGCACCCACATCAAGGCCGAGAAGTTGGAGAAGGAGGAGTCGAAGATCGACCTCCCCGAGACCCGCCGGCTCTTCTACGAGCGCCCCTTCGAGAGGAAGTTCCAGGCGAGGGTCCTCGGCCTCGTCGACGGGGCGGTCGTCCTGGACCAGACCCTCTTCTACCCCGAGGGGGGCGGCCAGCCCGGAGACCGCGGCCTGATCCGGAAGGGGTCGGGGGCCTTCAGGGTCGTCGACGTCCAGGCGGCGGGAAGGGTCGTCCTCCACAGGATCGCCGAGGAGGAGTCGGAGGCCGCCGCCGCCGAGGTCCGGCCCGGCGACTTCATCGAGGGGGAGGTGGATATCTCCCGGAGGCTCGCCCTCGCCAGACACCACACCGCCGCCCACATCATCCACGACTCGGCGAAGAAGGTCCTGGGAAGCCACATCTGGCAGGCCGGTGCCCAGAAGGCCGAGGACCGGGCCCGCCTCGACATCTCCCACTACAAGCGGATAACCCGGGAGGAGCTGAAGGAGATCGAGCTCCTGGCGAACAGGATGGTGATGGAGAACATCCCCATATCGACGGGGTGGCTCGACAGGTCCGAGGCGGAGAAGAGGTTCGGCTTCGAGCTCTACCAGGGGGGCGTCCCGCCGGGGAAGTCTATCCGGGTCGTCCAGATGGGGACCGACGTCGAGGCCTGCGCCGGGACCCACTGCACCAACACTGGGATGGTCGGCCCCATCAAGGTCCTCAGGACCGAGCGGGTCCAGGACGGGGTGGAGAGGATCGAGTTTGCGGCCGGCGAGGCCGCCGTCCTCCGGGGTCAGGAGAAAGACGACCTCCTCTTCGGAGCCGCCGAAGCCCTCAGCGTCCCCGCGGAGCAGCTCCCCAGGACCGCTACCAGGTTCTTCGAGGAGTGGAAGGACCTCAAGAAGGAGGCGGCCCGCCTCAAAGAGGAGCTGGCCCGGGCCCAGGTGGAGAGCCTGACCAGCAGGGCCATCGAAGCAGGCGACCTCAAGGTGGTCGTGGCGACCCTGGAGAACGCCGACGTCGAGGAGCTGATCAAGGCGGCCTCCATGATCTCGGGGAAGGACTACGTCGCGATCCTGGGAAGCGAGAAGGAGGGGGCGAAGATCGTCGCCGCCGTGGGGAAGACGGGTTTAGCCAGAGGCCTTGCGGCCGGGGAGATCGTCAAGGCCGCGACCAAGGTCGTCGGCGGCGGGGGCGGCGGAAAGCCCGAGATCGCCCAGGGAGGCGGTCCCCGGGCGGAGCGGCTCTCGGAGGCGCTGGAGGCGGGTCTGGCGAAGGTCCGGGCCGCCTCCGGGGCCTGA
- a CDS encoding DUF504 domain-containing protein: MAEFDKGRRHPREILNEIKWRGLDMERCEIEVLHRGAPKDRITLKGSEISLGRSFFARGETMIPYHRILRIWYDGRTVYSRAAR, translated from the coding sequence ATGGCCGAGTTTGATAAGGGGAGAAGACACCCCAGGGAGATCCTGAACGAGATCAAGTGGCGGGGCCTCGATATGGAGAGGTGCGAGATCGAGGTCCTCCACCGGGGGGCTCCGAAGGACAGGATCACCCTGAAGGGGAGCGAGATCTCCCTCGGCAGGTCCTTCTTCGCCCGAGGCGAGACGATGATCCCTTACCACCGGATCCTCCGGATCTGGTACGACGGGAGGACGGTCTATTCGAGGGCTGCCAGATGA
- a CDS encoding methyltransferase — protein MRPDGAEMQEAVAGFSELYDLLIAPIKTRLLLTGIELGVFDHLGERRSSEELAEILGGSPETTRIFLDGLAAFDLVVKEEGLYQNSGIAANHLARDGPAPVGGYLLEVWRQIESALEEMPRLVVEGPPGEGMAAEATSSAADRWAAAVAEYQRAGVAEMVARAIGELPEAPSFRRMLDLGGGPGLISVAVVAAHPEMRGVVFDLPPVAEAAERFVREAEMEGRVEVVAGDFSQDPIGGEYDLILASASLYSSRGRLDPLMKKVLDALNPGGVFVSLHDGLTAERTKPTAMKLGWLPAELLRGEIAFDRGEIASSMKRAGFRSISSRTLSSPAGPMEMDAGRKPG, from the coding sequence ATGAGACCGGATGGAGCGGAGATGCAGGAGGCGGTCGCAGGCTTCTCGGAGCTTTACGACCTCCTCATCGCCCCCATCAAGACGAGGCTCCTCCTCACCGGGATCGAGCTTGGGGTCTTCGACCACCTCGGGGAGAGGAGGTCGTCGGAGGAGCTGGCGGAGATCCTCGGCGGCTCTCCCGAGACGACGAGGATCTTCCTCGACGGCCTTGCCGCCTTCGACCTCGTCGTCAAGGAGGAGGGGCTCTACCAGAACTCGGGGATCGCAGCGAACCATCTCGCCCGCGATGGCCCCGCCCCCGTCGGAGGGTATCTATTGGAGGTCTGGCGGCAGATAGAGTCGGCCCTTGAGGAGATGCCCCGGCTCGTCGTCGAAGGCCCACCGGGAGAGGGGATGGCGGCTGAGGCGACGTCGTCGGCGGCGGACCGTTGGGCGGCCGCCGTCGCCGAGTACCAGCGGGCCGGGGTCGCCGAGATGGTGGCGAGGGCGATCGGAGAGCTTCCGGAGGCGCCATCCTTCCGGAGGATGCTGGACCTGGGGGGCGGGCCGGGGCTGATCTCTGTGGCGGTGGTGGCCGCCCACCCGGAGATGAGGGGCGTCGTCTTCGACCTCCCGCCGGTGGCGGAGGCTGCCGAGAGGTTCGTCCGGGAGGCGGAGATGGAGGGGCGGGTGGAGGTGGTCGCCGGGGACTTCTCCCAGGACCCCATCGGAGGGGAGTACGACCTCATCCTCGCCTCCGCCTCCCTCTACTCCTCTCGGGGGAGGCTCGATCCCCTGATGAAGAAGGTCTTGGACGCCCTGAACCCCGGCGGCGTCTTTGTGAGCCTCCACGACGGCCTCACCGCCGAGAGGACGAAGCCGACGGCGATGAAGCTCGGATGGCTCCCGGCGGAGCTTCTGAGGGGCGAGATCGCCTTCGACCGGGGGGAGATCGCCTCCTCGATGAAGAGGGCGGGCTTCAGGTCCATATCCTCGAGGACGCTCTCCTCCCCCGCGGGTCCGATGGAGATGGACGCCGGGCGAAAGCCTGGATAA
- a CDS encoding methyltransferase family protein yields MKTEIQPPTIFAALLVLSAALHYSYPTRQVADPPWAFVGFLLIGLGVILNLWADSLFKRRKTTVKPREMPTALVISGPFRISRHPMYLGMAAILLGEAVVFGSLASFSFPLIFAGLMEALFIRREEEMLEEAFGEEYLDYRRRVRRWI; encoded by the coding sequence ATGAAGACCGAGATCCAGCCCCCGACGATCTTCGCCGCCCTCCTCGTCCTATCCGCCGCGTTACACTACTCATATCCAACGCGACAGGTGGCGGATCCTCCATGGGCTTTTGTTGGATTTCTGCTCATCGGCCTCGGCGTCATCTTGAACCTGTGGGCGGATTCTCTCTTCAAGAGGAGGAAGACCACGGTGAAGCCCCGGGAGATGCCCACCGCCCTCGTAATCTCAGGCCCCTTCCGGATCAGCCGCCACCCGATGTATCTGGGGATGGCCGCGATCCTCCTCGGGGAGGCGGTCGTCTTCGGCTCTCTTGCGAGCTTCTCCTTCCCGTTGATCTTCGCGGGCCTGATGGAGGCGCTCTTCATCCGAAGGGAGGAGGAGATGCTGGAGGAGGCCTTCGGCGAGGAGTACCTCGACTACAGGAGAAGGGTTCGCCGCTGGATCTGA
- a CDS encoding lamin tail domain-containing protein: MNSVSMVLRLILTSALAISAVGISWAEDEKVGIDAEMEGVYGVVIENVSWVDEWVEISNLGEAAQDLTGWTLKDEQNHTYTFPEGFVLMEGVSVLVHTGVGDDTATDLYMDLASPIWNNGGDVATLLDPDGNVISTFISPEEEGEE, translated from the coding sequence ATGAACTCCGTATCGATGGTACTGAGGCTGATCCTGACATCGGCGCTGGCAATTTCGGCCGTCGGGATCTCCTGGGCAGAGGATGAGAAAGTCGGGATCGATGCTGAAATGGAGGGCGTTTACGGCGTCGTGATCGAGAACGTCAGCTGGGTCGACGAGTGGGTTGAGATATCGAACCTCGGGGAGGCTGCCCAGGATCTGACGGGCTGGACTCTGAAGGACGAGCAGAACCACACCTACACCTTCCCCGAGGGTTTCGTCCTGATGGAGGGGGTATCGGTCCTGGTTCATACCGGCGTCGGTGACGACACGGCCACCGACCTCTACATGGACCTGGCCAGCCCCATCTGGAACAACGGCGGCGACGTCGCCACCCTGCTGGACCCTGACGGGAACGTCATCTCCACCTTCATCAGTCCGGAGGAGGAGGGCGAGGAGTAG
- a CDS encoding lamin tail domain-containing protein — protein MKYSGFVGIALVASALFGGLVAAEDLTPDDIMLEMETNMTITGLSYADDDEWVEVVNPGMASQDFTFWTLEDENNNTYLFPEGFVLLPGAAVKVHTGMGNATETDLYWGRDDLVWDDEEVATLKNAAGEIVARYPESA, from the coding sequence ATGAAATACTCTGGATTTGTAGGAATCGCCCTTGTGGCCTCCGCCCTCTTCGGAGGGCTCGTGGCCGCCGAGGATCTGACCCCCGACGATATCATGCTGGAGATGGAGACGAACATGACCATCACCGGCCTCAGCTACGCCGACGACGACGAATGGGTCGAGGTGGTGAACCCCGGGATGGCGAGCCAGGATTTCACCTTCTGGACCCTGGAGGATGAGAACAACAACACCTACCTCTTCCCCGAGGGTTTCGTCCTCCTGCCGGGAGCGGCAGTGAAGGTCCACACCGGCATGGGGAATGCGACGGAGACCGATCTCTACTGGGGTCGCGACGACCTGGTATGGGATGATGAAGAGGTGGCGACCCTCAAGAACGCCGCCGGCGAGATCGTCGCCCGTTATCCGGAGAGCGCCTGA
- a CDS encoding outer membrane protein assembly factor BamB family protein → MIALLKFGRSIGTAAGIFALILAVAALAASPAGGGPIPPEVSDGARDWPLPNGDYENTRAAAGSAINSENVGELGVVWSFPIPGIGAYGAAASNPIIVGDVVYFQDLRCNVFALDLETGDPIWSRFYNVTEVVGPNGPAVGWGKVFVAKDLYNVTALDAGTGEEVWTTRLSEVATTGIDIQPSVYAGLVYVSTVPGTGDVFYAPGGIGVISALDAETGDIVWEFSTVDSPDLWGNPGVNSGGGAWYPPAVDVETGITFWGTGNPAPFPGTEEWPSGTSRPGPNLYTDSLVALDHATGDMIWYHQVLPHDLFDHDFQISPILAERDSGGRSQKVVYGAGKMGKVYAFDRTSGELLWSAVVGRYDEAAQLDVLPEGTTRIYPGVLGGVETPMAYSDGVLYVPVVNLFTDWTPTSLDTSTIDFNNGTGELVAIDASTGKILWIRSFETMALGGATVINDLVFAAEYDGTIHAFRAETGEEVWEMRAPAGINGWPAVAGETIVWPAGVGADPKLVAFRLGGAAEAAAGEDETDEGDEDEAVPGPTAQVAGSSAEEAPSTVLTVHEIPLEAAGWAADGVISEGEYSKNLTLSGGRYVVSWRNDGETLYMGLAGQAEGFVAIGFEPTQAMKDADMVMGWVSGGEATVLDLYSTGVYGPHPPDEELGGTDDILSFGGREADGWTVIEFERRMDTGDRFDQAFRPGETVNIIWSISSTDSLEIRHNVGRGGGRISLEG, encoded by the coding sequence GTGATCGCCTTGCTAAAATTCGGAAGATCGATCGGAACGGCGGCGGGGATCTTTGCCCTGATCCTCGCCGTGGCGGCTCTCGCCGCCAGCCCCGCCGGAGGAGGTCCGATTCCCCCGGAGGTGTCGGACGGGGCTAGAGACTGGCCCCTCCCCAACGGCGACTATGAGAACACCAGGGCGGCCGCCGGCTCCGCCATAAACTCCGAGAACGTCGGGGAGCTGGGCGTCGTCTGGTCGTTTCCCATACCGGGGATCGGGGCCTACGGCGCCGCGGCTTCTAACCCCATCATCGTCGGGGACGTCGTCTACTTCCAGGACCTGAGGTGCAACGTCTTCGCCCTGGACCTGGAGACCGGCGACCCCATATGGTCGAGGTTCTACAACGTCACCGAGGTCGTCGGCCCCAACGGACCTGCCGTCGGCTGGGGGAAGGTCTTCGTAGCAAAAGACCTCTACAACGTCACCGCCCTCGACGCCGGGACCGGGGAGGAGGTCTGGACGACGAGGCTCTCGGAGGTCGCGACCACGGGGATCGACATTCAGCCCTCCGTCTACGCCGGCCTCGTCTACGTCTCCACCGTCCCGGGGACCGGGGACGTCTTCTACGCCCCCGGGGGGATCGGGGTGATCAGCGCCCTGGACGCCGAGACCGGGGATATAGTCTGGGAGTTCTCCACCGTGGACTCCCCCGACCTCTGGGGTAACCCCGGGGTTAACAGCGGCGGAGGCGCCTGGTATCCGCCCGCCGTTGACGTCGAGACCGGGATCACCTTCTGGGGTACCGGCAACCCGGCCCCCTTCCCCGGGACCGAGGAGTGGCCGAGCGGGACGAGCAGGCCCGGACCTAACCTCTATACCGACAGCCTCGTCGCCCTCGATCACGCCACCGGCGATATGATCTGGTACCATCAGGTCCTCCCCCACGACCTCTTCGACCACGACTTCCAGATCTCTCCGATACTGGCGGAACGGGATTCCGGTGGAAGATCCCAGAAGGTGGTCTACGGGGCCGGGAAGATGGGGAAGGTCTACGCCTTCGATAGAACCTCCGGAGAGCTCCTCTGGTCCGCGGTCGTCGGGAGGTACGACGAGGCCGCCCAGCTGGACGTCCTCCCCGAAGGGACTACGAGGATATACCCCGGAGTTCTGGGCGGGGTTGAGACCCCCATGGCCTACTCCGACGGCGTCCTCTACGTCCCCGTGGTGAACTTGTTCACCGACTGGACGCCGACCTCCCTCGACACTTCGACGATAGACTTCAACAACGGGACCGGAGAGCTCGTGGCGATCGATGCCTCGACAGGCAAGATCCTCTGGATCAGGTCCTTCGAGACGATGGCCCTCGGCGGAGCGACGGTGATAAACGACCTCGTCTTCGCCGCGGAGTACGACGGCACCATCCACGCCTTCAGGGCGGAGACGGGAGAGGAGGTATGGGAGATGAGGGCTCCGGCCGGGATCAACGGCTGGCCCGCCGTAGCCGGCGAGACGATCGTCTGGCCCGCCGGGGTCGGGGCCGACCCCAAGCTCGTGGCGTTCCGCCTCGGGGGAGCGGCGGAAGCCGCCGCGGGAGAAGACGAGACCGATGAGGGCGATGAAGACGAAGCCGTCCCTGGGCCCACCGCCCAGGTCGCCGGGAGCTCCGCCGAAGAAGCCCCCTCCACCGTCCTCACCGTCCACGAAATCCCCTTAGAGGCCGCCGGATGGGCAGCTGACGGCGTCATCTCCGAGGGGGAGTACTCGAAGAACCTCACCCTATCCGGCGGAAGGTACGTCGTCAGCTGGAGGAACGATGGCGAGACCCTCTACATGGGGCTCGCCGGCCAGGCCGAGGGGTTCGTGGCGATAGGCTTCGAGCCTACCCAGGCGATGAAGGACGCCGACATGGTGATGGGCTGGGTCAGCGGGGGTGAGGCTACGGTCCTCGACCTCTACTCGACGGGGGTCTACGGCCCCCACCCCCCGGACGAGGAGCTCGGCGGGACCGACGACATCCTGAGCTTCGGGGGAAGGGAGGCCGACGGCTGGACGGTGATCGAGTTTGAACGGAGGATGGATACGGGGGACCGGTTCGACCAGGCCTTCCGGCCGGGGGAGACCGTCAATATAATCTGGTCGATCTCGTCCACCGACTCCCTGGAGATCAGGCACAACGTCGGGAGGGGTGGGGGGAGGATCTCCCTGGAGGGGTAG
- a CDS encoding SRPBCC domain-containing protein codes for MFRVEIRDEVEIRGSPEEVWRILTDFEAYRDWNPFIRPVVGVASEGARLRVQIRPPGGRAMAFRPRVTRVARGRELRWLGRLWLPGILDGEHIFEIEPLGPDRVRLVQREIFSGLLVPLARGRIREETIAGFREMDRALKERAEASGSGYGGSPPSAPGA; via the coding sequence ATGTTCAGAGTGGAGATCCGAGACGAGGTGGAGATCCGGGGCTCGCCGGAGGAGGTCTGGCGGATTCTCACGGACTTCGAGGCCTACAGGGATTGGAACCCCTTCATCAGGCCGGTGGTGGGGGTGGCGTCGGAGGGGGCGAGGCTCCGGGTCCAGATCAGGCCTCCGGGCGGAAGGGCGATGGCCTTCCGGCCGAGGGTGACGAGGGTCGCGAGAGGCCGGGAGCTCCGGTGGCTGGGGAGGCTATGGCTTCCGGGCATCCTGGATGGAGAGCACATCTTCGAGATCGAGCCCCTGGGGCCCGACCGGGTGAGGCTCGTCCAGCGGGAGATCTTCTCCGGCCTCCTCGTACCCCTGGCGAGAGGCCGGATCCGGGAGGAGACCATCGCCGGCTTCAGGGAGATGGACCGGGCCCTGAAGGAGAGGGCCGAAGCCTCTGGATCGGGCTATGGGGGATCGCCCCCTTCAGCCCCGGGGGCGTGA
- a CDS encoding DUF11 domain-containing protein yields MQSLFLWLALGAAVLLLAVSSTGTAMEAGQDGKSSITVSEKSTVHRPVLNISAASFGGFTKITVMRNPSTGTVTRESYLYGDSLRREARMEVDEDGTVMAVSSEFDGMASLGVVKLSTPNATPQSAPAFLASESYYGSFKIDEKVDDYGSSIASERSVSGRGYVAVDKKVGDHLRTHEAGTGSYASEERIDAYTSYISKAVSLSSEPTPFGALGISANLSIPWREGIYSRNEGKSYIGEEYSGLTSLDKTTIVRGLGEMETEANFSGTARYRLISSEELEMDESYRGDYSISRNVALQQPLVRDPHLSVAKEGTIDYEGDRTLARYVITLENDGGKTLEPVLVRDVFPPGGIFVRSSLRPTLTSDGANWSLTHLSPGDEREIELVLDVTNFRGEELVNRVVAFGGLEGSWISAANFSGIEINWLTCSSPGAVSISKAGDVDEAVGNRVWYTLEVENLGDRPLVANVTDRLPDGMRLIYSSPIFASYEDGVATWNLVDLAPGEVETVAYGVEALWSGRFVNLAGVEARTADGTSLRPATARSVVEVEEFEGERPRPGWQPPAWGLGEAEEIWG; encoded by the coding sequence ATGCAGAGTCTCTTCCTCTGGCTGGCCCTCGGGGCGGCGGTCCTCCTCCTCGCCGTATCCTCCACCGGGACGGCGATGGAGGCGGGCCAGGACGGCAAATCGTCGATAACGGTATCGGAGAAGAGCACCGTCCACCGGCCGGTCCTGAACATCTCAGCGGCCTCCTTCGGAGGCTTCACCAAGATAACGGTTATGAGAAACCCCTCTACGGGGACGGTGACCCGGGAGTCCTACCTTTACGGCGACTCCCTCCGCCGGGAGGCGAGGATGGAGGTGGACGAGGACGGGACGGTGATGGCCGTCTCATCCGAGTTCGACGGGATGGCGAGCCTGGGGGTGGTCAAGCTCTCGACCCCCAACGCCACCCCCCAGAGCGCCCCTGCCTTCCTGGCCTCCGAGTCTTACTATGGAAGCTTCAAGATCGACGAGAAGGTGGACGACTATGGCTCCTCTATCGCCTCCGAGCGGTCCGTCTCCGGGAGGGGGTATGTGGCGGTGGATAAGAAGGTCGGCGACCACCTGAGGACCCACGAGGCGGGGACGGGCTCTTACGCCTCCGAAGAGCGGATCGACGCCTATACGAGCTACATCTCCAAGGCCGTCTCCCTCTCCTCGGAGCCGACGCCCTTCGGGGCTCTCGGGATCTCGGCGAACCTCTCCATCCCCTGGAGGGAGGGGATCTACTCCAGAAATGAGGGGAAAAGCTACATCGGCGAGGAGTACTCCGGATTGACGAGCCTCGATAAGACGACGATCGTCCGGGGCCTCGGGGAGATGGAGACGGAGGCGAACTTCTCGGGGACGGCCCGGTACCGGCTGATCTCGTCGGAGGAGCTGGAGATGGACGAATCCTACCGCGGCGACTACTCCATATCGAGGAACGTCGCCCTCCAACAGCCTCTGGTCCGCGATCCCCACCTCTCGGTGGCGAAGGAGGGTACGATCGACTATGAGGGGGATAGGACCCTTGCCCGCTACGTCATCACCCTGGAGAACGACGGCGGCAAGACCCTGGAGCCGGTCCTCGTCAGGGACGTCTTTCCGCCGGGGGGGATCTTCGTCCGGTCGAGCCTGAGGCCGACCCTCACCTCCGACGGGGCCAACTGGTCCCTCACCCACCTCTCGCCGGGGGACGAGAGAGAGATCGAGCTCGTCCTCGACGTGACGAACTTCCGGGGTGAGGAGCTGGTCAACCGGGTCGTCGCCTTCGGCGGCCTCGAAGGCTCCTGGATCTCGGCCGCAAACTTCTCCGGCATCGAGATCAACTGGCTCACCTGCTCCTCCCCCGGCGCCGTCTCCATCTCCAAGGCCGGAGATGTGGACGAGGCGGTCGGAAACCGCGTCTGGTACACCCTGGAGGTTGAGAACCTCGGAGATCGCCCCCTGGTGGCTAATGTGACCGACCGGCTCCCCGACGGGATGAGGCTGATCTACTCGTCGCCGATCTTCGCCTCCTACGAGGACGGCGTCGCGACCTGGAACCTGGTCGACCTCGCCCCCGGAGAGGTCGAGACCGTCGCCTACGGCGTCGAGGCTCTCTGGAGCGGGAGGTTTGTCAACCTAGCCGGGGTCGAGGCGAGGACTGCGGACGGCACGTCTCTCCGGCCGGCGACGGCGAGATCCGTCGTCGAGGTCGAGGAGTTCGAGGGGGAGCGGCCCCGCCCCGGCTGGCAGCCCCCCGCCTGGGGGCTTGGCGAGGCGGAGGAGATCTGGGGATAG
- a CDS encoding MBL fold metallo-hydrolase produces the protein MAWISVLAEGYAVTLAGGGFRASPSTVLLEEPGRRVLADPGADGKSLLSALRERGLSPSDIDLIFVTHGHLDHLLNLRLFPDAEVCDGSFLYRGDEAIPYGRFLPDTEIEVLPTPGHAPDHASLLVPSGKETWLVAGDLFWWRDGAVPRTDLPSLLDLEDELATDPEALRRSRIEALRRATVVIPGHGPPFRPEGRPRMVTF, from the coding sequence GTGGCATGGATATCAGTTCTGGCGGAGGGGTACGCGGTGACCCTGGCGGGCGGGGGGTTCCGGGCATCGCCCTCGACGGTCCTTTTGGAGGAGCCGGGGAGGAGGGTCCTGGCGGACCCCGGAGCCGACGGGAAGAGCCTCCTATCCGCCCTCCGGGAGCGGGGGCTATCGCCCTCGGATATCGACCTCATATTCGTCACCCACGGCCACCTCGACCATCTCCTCAACCTCAGGCTCTTTCCGGATGCCGAGGTCTGCGACGGAAGCTTCCTCTACCGGGGGGACGAGGCCATCCCCTACGGCAGGTTCCTCCCGGATACGGAGATAGAGGTCCTCCCGACGCCGGGACACGCTCCCGACCACGCCTCCCTCCTCGTCCCTTCGGGGAAGGAGACCTGGCTGGTGGCGGGGGACCTCTTCTGGTGGCGGGACGGGGCCGTCCCCAGGACCGACCTTCCCAGCCTGCTGGACCTGGAGGATGAGCTGGCCACCGATCCCGAAGCCCTGAGGAGGAGCAGGATCGAGGCCTTGAGGAGGGCAACGGTGGTGATCCCGGGCCACGGTCCGCCCTTCCGGCCCGAGGGCCGGCCTCGGATGGTCACCTTTTAG